From Bradyrhizobium sp. NDS-1, the proteins below share one genomic window:
- a CDS encoding pilus assembly protein N-terminal domain-containing protein, giving the protein MRKELLRRHGRVCLLVAAAMLVSPAAGLAEPTADTIAVNVDQAKLVRLPGKVATIVVGNPLIADVTLQPGGMIVVTGKGYGATNFIALDRSGEILVDRQIQVEGPSDRLVTVYRGIERESYSCVPLCQRRVTLGDSDNYFNNTMSQAGSLSSSASGNAGTGTKPN; this is encoded by the coding sequence ATGCGTAAAGAATTGCTGCGCCGTCATGGGCGCGTCTGTCTGCTGGTTGCTGCCGCCATGCTGGTATCGCCGGCTGCCGGCCTCGCCGAGCCCACCGCCGACACCATCGCCGTCAATGTCGATCAGGCCAAGCTGGTGCGGCTGCCCGGCAAGGTAGCGACCATCGTGGTCGGCAATCCCCTGATCGCGGACGTCACCCTCCAGCCCGGCGGCATGATCGTCGTGACCGGCAAGGGGTATGGTGCCACCAATTTCATTGCGCTCGACCGGAGCGGCGAGATTCTGGTCGACCGCCAGATCCAGGTCGAGGGTCCGAGTGACCGGCTCGTCACCGTCTATCGCGGGATCGAGCGCGAGTCCTACAGCTGCGTGCCGCTTTGCCAGCGTCGCGTGACGCTCGGCGACAGTGACAACTACTTCAACAACACGATGAGCCAGGCCGGTTCGCTGAGCAGCAGTGCCAGCGGCAATGCCGGTACCGGCACCAAGCCCAACTAG
- a CDS encoding sterol desaturase family protein, translating to MSSLPMQVALMLGETIVKVIPVTFALAAVFTVLEHFWACNPGAPWWRKREIVTDICYWFFVPVFARTMRIGLLIVGASAIFNIHDADGLIAFYDNGHGPLAQLPLWVQAVLFLVLSDFMLYWLHRLFHDGGFWKYHAVHHSSEEIGWISAARFHPVNLMLGTISVDVVLLMAGISPNVMIWVGPFTTFHSAFVHANLNWTFGPFKYLLATPVFHRWHHTSLEEGGNTNFAGTFPIWDVLFGTFRMPEGQLPQDYGKDEATMPKEFGGQLAYPFRQ from the coding sequence ATGTCGAGCCTGCCCATGCAAGTCGCCCTGATGCTCGGCGAGACCATCGTGAAGGTGATCCCCGTCACCTTCGCGCTCGCGGCCGTGTTTACCGTGCTCGAGCATTTCTGGGCCTGCAATCCCGGTGCGCCGTGGTGGCGCAAGCGGGAGATCGTCACCGACATCTGTTACTGGTTCTTCGTTCCGGTGTTCGCCCGCACCATGCGGATCGGGCTTCTCATCGTCGGCGCCAGCGCCATCTTCAACATCCACGATGCCGACGGGCTCATCGCCTTCTACGACAACGGCCATGGCCCGCTGGCGCAGCTGCCCCTGTGGGTGCAGGCCGTGCTGTTCCTGGTGCTGTCCGATTTCATGTTGTATTGGCTGCACCGGCTCTTCCATGACGGCGGCTTCTGGAAGTACCACGCCGTCCATCATTCGTCGGAGGAAATCGGGTGGATTTCCGCGGCCCGATTCCATCCCGTCAATCTCATGCTCGGGACGATCAGCGTCGACGTCGTGTTGTTGATGGCCGGCATCTCCCCGAACGTCATGATATGGGTCGGCCCGTTCACCACCTTTCATTCGGCCTTTGTGCACGCCAACCTGAACTGGACCTTCGGACCGTTCAAATATTTGCTGGCAACGCCGGTATTCCATCGTTGGCACCACACATCACTCGAAGAGGGTGGCAACACCAATTTCGCCGGGACGTTCCCGATCTGGGACGTGCTGTTCGGCACCTTCCGCATGCCGGAGGGGCAGTTGCCGCAGGACTACGGCAAGGATGAAGCGACCATGCCGAAGGAGTTCGGGGGCCAACTGGCCTATCCGTTCCGCCAATAG
- a CDS encoding Flp family type IVb pilin translates to MKNLIARFAKDESGATAIEYGLIAAGIALAIITVVNNLGTTLNTKFTSISTSLK, encoded by the coding sequence ATGAAGAACTTGATTGCGCGTTTCGCGAAGGATGAATCCGGCGCCACCGCCATCGAATACGGTCTGATCGCCGCCGGCATCGCGCTGGCCATCATCACCGTCGTCAACAATCTCGGCACCACGCTGAACACCAAGTTCACCTCGATCAGCACGTCGCTGAAGTAA
- a CDS encoding prepilin peptidase produces MILDLARLLLFPALMAFAAASDLFTMTISNRVSLALVAGFFALALAGGMAPYEMLTHVGAGALVLVVAFTCFAMGWVGGGDAKVAASVALWFGFAQLMNFLLYASLFGGALTLLLLQFRQWPLPYGLAGQAWLARLHAKESGIPYGIALALSALMVYPETEWVKAIDLAHLALR; encoded by the coding sequence ATGATCCTCGACCTTGCGCGCCTTCTGCTTTTCCCGGCCCTGATGGCGTTCGCCGCCGCGAGCGATCTCTTCACGATGACGATCTCGAATCGCGTGTCGCTGGCGCTGGTCGCGGGCTTCTTCGCACTTGCCCTCGCCGGTGGCATGGCACCTTACGAGATGCTGACTCATGTCGGTGCCGGCGCGCTTGTCCTGGTCGTGGCCTTCACCTGCTTTGCGATGGGCTGGGTCGGCGGCGGCGACGCAAAGGTCGCGGCCTCGGTCGCGCTCTGGTTCGGATTCGCGCAGTTGATGAACTTCCTGCTCTACGCATCGCTGTTCGGCGGCGCGCTGACGCTGCTCCTGCTCCAGTTCCGGCAATGGCCGCTGCCCTATGGGCTGGCGGGGCAGGCCTGGCTTGCGCGGCTGCACGCCAAGGAGAGCGGCATCCCCTATGGCATCGCGCTCGCCCTGAGCGCGCTGATGGTCTACCCGGAGACCGAATGGGTGAAGGCGATCGACCTCGCCCACCTCGCGCTGCGCTGA
- the cpaB gene encoding Flp pilus assembly protein CpaB — translation MNRARIVVLAVAICAGGVAAYLASGTDNSAPPPAPVAQLPTVDVLVAKNDIGLGQTVKLEDVQWQTWPAATASATFIRRNERPEGATQVSGSIARAPFIQGEPIRDQKLVKAEGSGFMAAILPTGMRAISTEISPETGAGGFILPNDRVDVLLTRRLKNPDQSSGAPDVVTSEIILANIRVLAIDQAPKEKDGQNAVVGKTVTLELNPAQTATLSAARQSGTLSLALRSIVDVKMSEITLDDSAQKRDGISIIRYGIPSQTAKAR, via the coding sequence ATGAATAGGGCACGCATTGTCGTCCTGGCGGTCGCCATCTGCGCCGGCGGCGTCGCCGCGTACCTGGCGAGCGGCACGGACAATTCTGCGCCGCCTCCGGCCCCGGTCGCGCAGCTTCCGACCGTCGACGTTCTCGTGGCCAAGAACGACATCGGCCTCGGTCAGACCGTGAAGCTGGAAGACGTGCAATGGCAGACCTGGCCGGCCGCGACCGCCAGCGCCACCTTCATCCGCCGCAACGAGCGTCCCGAGGGCGCGACCCAGGTCAGCGGATCGATTGCGCGTGCCCCCTTCATCCAGGGTGAGCCGATTCGCGACCAGAAGCTGGTCAAGGCCGAGGGTTCCGGCTTCATGGCGGCAATCCTGCCCACCGGCATGCGGGCGATCTCGACCGAGATCTCGCCGGAGACCGGCGCAGGCGGCTTCATCCTGCCCAACGATCGCGTCGACGTCCTTCTCACACGCCGGCTGAAGAACCCGGACCAGAGCAGCGGCGCTCCCGACGTCGTCACCTCCGAGATCATCCTGGCCAATATCCGAGTCCTCGCCATCGATCAGGCGCCGAAGGAGAAGGACGGCCAGAACGCGGTGGTCGGCAAGACCGTCACCCTCGAGCTCAATCCCGCGCAGACCGCGACGCTCTCTGCAGCCCGCCAGAGCGGCACGCTGTCGCTGGCGTTGCGCAGCATCGTCGACGTCAAGATGAGCGAAATCACGCTCGATGATTCCGCGCAGAAGCGGGACGGTATTTCGATCATTCGCTACGGCATTCCAAGTCAGACGGCGAAAGCACGATGA
- a CDS encoding type II and III secretion system protein family protein — MKCRVDLATMRTSVVRALSFSAAIALALNPVLSPVVAADYRPAASAAADGQMNARFLSLGVGKSIVIDLPRDIKDVLVADPKIANAVVRSAQRAYIIGAAVGQTNIVFFDSAGQQIAAYDIAVKRDLNGVRAALKQVLPHADIQIDGLGDGIVLTGTAANPLEAQQANDLAARLAGGADKVVNSIMVRGRDQVMLKVTVAEVQRNIVKQLGIDLTANLNYGTSVVSFSNSNPFTALGKNLVDGNNLTTKFGGAPSVQATLRAMETAGVIRTLAEPNLTAISGESATFIAGGEFPVPAGYACDPVTHVCTTQISFKKFGISLNFTPVVLSEGKISLRVMTEVSELSNENAITLSQAVSSTSVNSLTVPSIRTRRAETSLEIPSGGAMAMAGLIQQQTKQAINGLPGLMQLPILGTLFRSRDFVNNATELVVIVTPYVVRAVAPKDLSRPDDGFAPPADPQAQLIGNINRIYGVPGRTEPAKNYRGTYGFITD, encoded by the coding sequence ATGAAATGCAGGGTGGATCTGGCGACGATGCGGACCTCCGTGGTCCGCGCCCTGTCGTTTTCGGCCGCTATCGCGCTGGCGCTCAACCCGGTGCTGAGCCCCGTGGTCGCCGCCGATTACCGACCCGCGGCATCGGCTGCGGCGGACGGCCAGATGAACGCGCGCTTCCTCTCGCTCGGCGTCGGCAAGTCCATCGTGATCGACCTGCCCCGCGACATCAAGGACGTGCTGGTCGCCGATCCCAAGATCGCCAATGCGGTGGTCCGCTCGGCGCAGCGCGCCTATATCATCGGCGCCGCGGTCGGCCAGACCAACATCGTCTTCTTCGATTCCGCCGGGCAGCAGATTGCGGCCTATGACATCGCGGTCAAGCGCGACCTCAACGGTGTGCGGGCGGCGCTGAAGCAGGTCCTGCCCCATGCAGACATCCAGATCGACGGGCTCGGCGACGGCATTGTCCTGACCGGCACGGCGGCGAACCCCTTGGAAGCGCAGCAGGCCAATGATCTCGCCGCGCGCCTGGCCGGCGGCGCCGACAAGGTGGTGAACTCGATCATGGTCCGCGGCCGCGACCAGGTCATGCTCAAGGTGACGGTGGCCGAGGTCCAGCGCAACATCGTCAAGCAGCTCGGCATCGACCTGACCGCCAACCTCAACTACGGCACCTCCGTGGTGAGCTTCTCCAACTCGAATCCGTTCACGGCTCTCGGCAAGAATCTCGTGGACGGCAACAATCTGACCACGAAGTTCGGCGGCGCGCCGTCGGTGCAGGCCACCCTGCGCGCGATGGAAACCGCGGGCGTGATCCGCACGCTGGCCGAACCGAACCTGACCGCGATCTCCGGTGAATCGGCAACGTTCATCGCCGGCGGTGAATTCCCGGTTCCGGCAGGCTATGCGTGCGATCCCGTCACGCATGTCTGCACCACCCAGATCAGCTTCAAGAAGTTCGGTATCTCGCTCAATTTCACCCCCGTCGTGCTGAGCGAAGGCAAGATCAGCCTGCGGGTGATGACCGAGGTCTCCGAGCTCTCGAACGAAAATGCGATCACGCTGTCGCAGGCCGTCAGCTCAACGTCGGTGAACTCGCTGACGGTGCCCTCGATCAGGACCCGGCGCGCGGAGACCTCGCTGGAAATTCCCTCCGGCGGCGCGATGGCGATGGCCGGCCTGATCCAGCAGCAGACCAAGCAGGCGATCAACGGACTGCCGGGGCTGATGCAGCTCCCGATCCTCGGCACGCTGTTCCGCAGCCGTGACTTCGTCAACAACGCGACCGAGCTCGTCGTGATCGTGACGCCTTACGTCGTTCGCGCGGTGGCGCCGAAGGACCTGTCGCGGCCGGATGACGGCTTTGCCCCGCCGGCGGACCCGCAGGCCCAGCTGATCGGCAACATTAACCGCATCTACGGCGTGCCTGGCCGGACCGAACCGGCCAAGAACTACCGCGGCACCTACGGCTTCATCACCGACTGA
- a CDS encoding CpaD family pilus assembly protein, which translates to MITRPPQLRKRAIRLGGALVGIALALCGCQHDEVLTASIPDDYKQRHPIAIEEQNRSIVVFVGHARGGLTAAQRADVMGVASAWLREGTGAIRIDVPSGTPNARPVADTMREIQAMLAGAGVPPRGVNIRPYQPEDKRFLPPIRLTYSKIAAVAGPCGLWPEDIGPSMKNKRWFENKDYYNYGCAYQRNLAAMVDNPSDLEQPRPETPSYTARRITGLEKYRKGLSTSTTYSDADKAKLSDTGK; encoded by the coding sequence ATGATCACAAGACCACCCCAGCTTCGCAAACGCGCCATCCGCCTCGGTGGCGCGCTCGTCGGCATCGCGCTGGCGCTCTGCGGCTGCCAGCACGACGAAGTCCTCACCGCTTCCATTCCCGACGACTACAAGCAGCGCCATCCGATCGCGATCGAGGAGCAGAACCGCTCGATCGTCGTCTTCGTCGGCCATGCCCGCGGCGGATTGACCGCCGCCCAGCGCGCGGACGTGATGGGTGTCGCATCGGCGTGGTTGCGCGAAGGTACGGGCGCCATCCGCATCGACGTTCCGTCCGGCACGCCCAACGCGCGTCCGGTCGCGGACACGATGCGTGAAATCCAGGCGATGCTGGCGGGCGCAGGCGTTCCGCCGCGCGGCGTCAACATTCGTCCCTACCAGCCGGAAGACAAACGTTTCCTGCCGCCGATCCGGCTCACCTATTCCAAGATCGCCGCGGTCGCGGGTCCTTGCGGCCTGTGGCCGGAGGACATCGGTCCTTCGATGAAGAACAAGAGGTGGTTCGAGAACAAGGACTACTACAATTACGGCTGCGCCTATCAGCGCAACCTCGCGGCGATGGTCGACAATCCGTCGGACCTGGAGCAGCCGCGGCCTGAAACGCCGTCCTACACGGCCCGACGCATCACTGGTCTCGAGAAGTACCGCAAGGGACTCTCGACGTCGACCACCTATTCCGACGCCGACAAGGCCAAACTCAGCGACACCGGCAAATGA
- a CDS encoding CpaE family protein, whose protein sequence is MISYARQTHEEQPEAAPPPVEEHIAPAPRVSVQAFCETVETAAAVQSAGEDRRLGKAHLKIQMGGMAAAVEAYRSAPTPNVIVLESDGRNDLLGGLDQLATVCDAGTRVVVIGRINDVTLYRELVRRGVSDYVLAPVGAIDVVRSICNLFSAPEAKAVGRIIAVVGAKGGVGASTISHNVAWAIARDLAMDAVVADLDLAFGTAGLDYNQDPPQGIADAVFSPDRVDTAFIDRLLSKCTDHLSLLAAPATLDRVYDFGSDAFDSVFDTLRSTMPCIVLDIPHQWSGWTKRALIGADDILIVAAPDLANLRNTKNLFDLLKAARPNDRPPLYCLNQVGVPKRPEIAAAEFAKAIESQPIVSIPFEPQIFGSAANNGQMIAEISANHKSIEMFLQIAQRLTGRSETKKQKSSLFSPLIDKLRGK, encoded by the coding sequence ATGATCAGCTACGCTCGCCAGACACACGAAGAGCAGCCGGAAGCAGCTCCTCCCCCGGTCGAGGAGCATATTGCGCCCGCGCCGCGCGTCTCGGTCCAGGCCTTTTGCGAGACTGTGGAAACTGCTGCCGCCGTCCAGTCGGCCGGCGAGGATCGTCGGCTCGGCAAGGCTCATCTGAAGATCCAGATGGGCGGCATGGCGGCCGCGGTCGAAGCCTACCGCTCGGCCCCCACGCCGAACGTGATCGTGCTCGAGAGCGACGGCCGCAACGACCTCTTGGGCGGGCTCGACCAGCTCGCCACCGTCTGCGACGCCGGCACCCGCGTGGTCGTGATCGGCCGCATCAACGACGTCACGCTCTACCGCGAGCTGGTGCGCCGCGGCGTCAGCGACTATGTGCTCGCGCCGGTCGGCGCGATCGACGTCGTGCGCTCGATCTGCAACCTGTTCTCGGCCCCGGAAGCCAAGGCGGTCGGCCGCATCATCGCCGTGGTCGGCGCCAAGGGCGGCGTCGGGGCTTCCACCATCTCCCACAATGTCGCCTGGGCGATCGCGCGCGACCTTGCAATGGATGCCGTCGTCGCCGACCTCGACCTCGCGTTCGGCACCGCCGGGCTCGACTACAACCAGGATCCGCCGCAAGGCATTGCCGACGCCGTGTTCTCACCCGATCGCGTCGACACCGCCTTCATCGACCGCCTGCTGTCGAAATGCACCGACCATCTCAGCCTGCTGGCCGCGCCGGCGACGCTCGATCGGGTCTATGATTTCGGCAGCGACGCATTCGACTCCGTTTTCGACACGCTGCGTTCCACCATGCCCTGCATCGTGCTCGACATTCCGCATCAATGGTCGGGCTGGACCAAGCGCGCCCTGATCGGAGCGGATGACATCCTGATCGTGGCCGCTCCTGACCTCGCCAATCTGCGCAATACCAAGAACCTCTTCGATCTGCTGAAGGCCGCGCGTCCCAACGACCGGCCGCCGCTCTACTGCCTGAATCAGGTGGGCGTGCCGAAGCGACCCGAAATCGCCGCTGCCGAGTTCGCCAAGGCGATCGAGAGCCAGCCGATCGTCTCGATCCCGTTCGAGCCGCAGATTTTCGGCTCTGCGGCCAACAACGGCCAGATGATCGCGGAGATCTCGGCCAACCACAAGTCGATCGAGATGTTCCTCCAGATCGCCCAGCGCCTGACCGGCCGCAGCGAGACCAAGAAACAAAAGTCGTCCCTGTTTTCACCCCTGATTGACAAGTTGCGGGGAAAATAA
- a CDS encoding CpaF family protein, with product MFGKRSGTDTDLRAPKPGAVSPEPVQAPAPTVSRAPPPPAVASPPLAPAKAPPPPPMESRRSDNYYEVKATIFGALIEAIDLAQLAKLDSESAREEIRDIVNEIIAIKNIVMSIAEQEELLDDICNDVLGYGPLEPLLSRDDIADIMVNGANTVYIEVAGKIQRTGIRFRDNQQLLNICQRIVSQVGRRVDESSPICDARLADGSRVNAIVPPLSIDGPTLTIRKFKKDKLTLDQLVKFGAISPEGAEILQIIGRVRCNVLISGGTGSGKTTLLNCLTNYIEHDERIITCEDAAELQLQQPHVVRLETRPPNIEGEGQVTMRELVRNCLRMRPERIIVGEVRGPEAFDLLQAMNTGHDGSMGTLHANNPREALSRCESMITMGGFSLPSRTIREMICASIDVIVQAARLRDGSRRITHITEVMGMEGDTIITQDVFLYDMVGEDANGKIIGRHRSTGIGRPRFWERARYYGDEKRLAAALDAAEVKPTT from the coding sequence GTGTTCGGTAAGCGTAGCGGAACAGACACCGACCTTCGGGCGCCCAAGCCCGGCGCCGTGTCGCCCGAGCCTGTCCAGGCTCCGGCGCCGACGGTGTCGCGCGCCCCGCCTCCGCCGGCCGTCGCCTCCCCGCCGCTTGCGCCTGCCAAGGCTCCGCCACCTCCGCCCATGGAGAGCCGGCGCTCGGACAATTATTACGAGGTCAAGGCGACCATCTTCGGCGCGCTGATCGAGGCGATCGACCTGGCCCAGCTCGCCAAGCTCGATTCGGAGTCCGCGCGCGAGGAAATCCGCGACATCGTCAACGAGATCATCGCGATCAAGAACATCGTGATGTCGATCGCCGAGCAGGAGGAACTGCTCGACGACATCTGCAACGACGTCCTCGGCTACGGCCCGCTCGAGCCGCTGCTGTCGCGCGACGACATCGCCGACATCATGGTCAACGGCGCCAACACCGTCTACATCGAAGTCGCCGGCAAGATCCAGCGCACGGGAATTCGCTTCCGCGACAACCAGCAGCTCCTCAACATCTGCCAACGCATCGTCAGCCAGGTCGGCCGGCGCGTCGACGAATCCTCGCCGATCTGCGACGCCCGCCTGGCCGATGGCTCCCGCGTCAACGCCATCGTGCCGCCGCTGTCGATCGACGGGCCGACGCTCACCATCCGCAAGTTCAAGAAGGACAAGCTGACGCTGGATCAGCTCGTCAAGTTCGGCGCGATCTCACCGGAAGGCGCGGAGATCCTCCAGATCATCGGCCGCGTCCGCTGCAACGTGCTGATTTCCGGCGGTACCGGCTCGGGCAAGACCACGCTGCTCAACTGTCTGACCAACTATATCGAGCACGATGAACGCATCATCACCTGCGAGGATGCGGCCGAACTGCAACTGCAGCAGCCTCACGTGGTGCGACTGGAAACCCGTCCGCCCAACATCGAGGGTGAGGGCCAGGTCACCATGCGGGAGCTGGTGCGCAACTGCCTGCGCATGCGTCCTGAACGCATCATCGTCGGCGAAGTCCGCGGCCCGGAGGCGTTCGACCTGCTCCAGGCCATGAACACCGGCCACGACGGTTCGATGGGGACGCTGCACGCCAACAACCCGCGCGAGGCGCTGTCGCGCTGCGAATCCATGATCACGATGGGCGGCTTTTCGCTCCCTTCGCGCACCATCCGCGAGATGATCTGCGCCTCGATCGACGTCATCGTCCAGGCCGCGCGCCTGCGCGACGGCTCGCGCCGCATCACCCACATCACCGAGGTGATGGGCATGGAAGGCGACACCATCATCACCCAGGACGTCTTCCTCTACGACATGGTCGGCGAGGACGCCAACGGAAAGATCATCGGCCGGCACCGCTCGACCGGCATCGGCCGTCCGAGATTCTGGGAACGCGCCCGCTATTACGGCGACGAGAAGCGCCTTGCCGCTGCGTTGGACGCGGCGGAAGTCAAGCCGACGACGTGA
- a CDS encoding type II secretion system F family protein produces MNMQVLALAFLATAAVGGIAWVFLYPLLSGERKAESRRASISRAEVPTARQAEKTQRSRREQVETTLKDLEARRLQEKSVSLSVRLTQAGLDWTTQKFWVVSAVVAGVLFAVALFAGGGLIGAAGLAFAGGFGLPRWALGFLKKRRETKFLAALPDAVDVIVRGIKAGLPLFESIKVVAADAPEPLRSEFLSIIETQAIGMPLGEACSRLYERMPLPEANFFGIVVSIQQKSGGNLSEALGNLSKVLRDRKKMKEKIQAMSMEAKASAGIIGSLPPIVMFLVYLTTPQYISLLWTHPTGQLMLVGCVVWMSIGIMVMKKMINFDF; encoded by the coding sequence ATGAACATGCAAGTCCTCGCCCTCGCATTTCTTGCCACCGCAGCGGTCGGCGGCATCGCCTGGGTCTTTCTCTATCCGCTGTTGTCCGGGGAACGAAAGGCCGAAAGCCGCCGAGCCTCGATCTCGCGCGCCGAGGTGCCCACGGCTCGCCAGGCCGAGAAGACCCAGCGCTCACGCCGCGAGCAGGTCGAGACCACCCTGAAGGATCTCGAAGCGCGTCGCCTTCAGGAAAAGAGCGTTTCGCTCAGCGTCCGCCTGACACAGGCTGGGCTCGACTGGACGACACAGAAATTCTGGGTGGTCTCCGCCGTTGTGGCGGGCGTCCTCTTCGCGGTCGCCCTGTTTGCCGGCGGCGGCCTGATCGGTGCGGCCGGCCTTGCCTTTGCCGGCGGATTCGGGCTGCCGCGGTGGGCGTTGGGCTTCCTGAAGAAGCGTCGCGAGACCAAATTCCTGGCGGCGCTGCCGGACGCGGTCGACGTGATCGTCCGCGGCATCAAGGCGGGCCTGCCGCTGTTCGAATCGATCAAGGTCGTTGCCGCCGACGCGCCCGAGCCGCTGCGCAGTGAATTCCTGTCGATCATCGAGACGCAGGCGATCGGCATGCCCCTCGGCGAGGCCTGCTCGCGGCTCTATGAGCGCATGCCGCTGCCTGAGGCCAATTTCTTCGGCATCGTGGTTTCGATCCAGCAGAAGTCTGGCGGCAACCTTTCCGAGGCACTCGGCAACCTCTCCAAGGTGCTGCGCGACCGCAAGAAAATGAAGGAGAAGATCCAGGCGATGTCGATGGAAGCCAAGGCTTCGGCCGGCATCATCGGTTCGCTGCCGCCGATCGTGATGTTCCTCGTCTACCTCACGACGCCGCAATACATCTCGCTGCTTTGGACTCATCCCACCGGCCAGCTGATGCTGGTCGGCTGCGTCGTCTGGATGTCGATCGGCATCATGGTGATGAAAAAGATGATCAATTTCGATTTTTGA
- a CDS encoding type II secretion system F family protein → MVDFLVSKLHDVRFMTMLLAAIAASATVYTLVMPLLAGEGLSKRMKAVASERERIRQRERERLNKNEKVSLRQTPKQLVSKVVEDFNLTKWLAQEAARDKLIMAGYRGHAPYITFLFARMVAPIVLFIGSVIYVFGIAHMEQALPIKIGICVGAAYLGLQAPMLFLRNAISKRQLSIKRAFPDALDLLLICIESGMSVEMAFRKVATEIVGQSIALSEEFTLTTAELSYLQDRKVAYENLARRTGLEGVKSVCLALMQAERYGTPLGHSLRVMAQENRDMRMNEAEKKAAALPPKLTVPMILFFLPVLFVVILGPTGIKITELH, encoded by the coding sequence ATGGTCGATTTTCTCGTCTCGAAACTGCACGACGTTCGCTTCATGACCATGCTGCTGGCGGCCATTGCCGCCAGTGCCACCGTGTATACGCTGGTGATGCCACTGCTCGCCGGCGAAGGGCTCTCCAAGCGCATGAAGGCGGTCGCGAGCGAGCGTGAACGCATTCGGCAGCGCGAGCGTGAGCGCCTTAACAAGAACGAAAAGGTCTCGCTGCGCCAGACCCCGAAGCAACTCGTCTCCAAGGTCGTCGAGGACTTCAACCTCACCAAATGGCTCGCGCAGGAGGCTGCGCGGGACAAGCTCATCATGGCTGGCTACCGCGGCCATGCGCCCTACATCACCTTCCTGTTTGCCCGCATGGTCGCGCCGATCGTGCTCTTCATCGGCTCGGTCATCTACGTTTTCGGGATCGCGCATATGGAGCAGGCGCTGCCGATCAAGATCGGCATCTGCGTGGGCGCCGCCTATCTCGGCCTCCAGGCGCCGATGCTGTTCCTCAGGAATGCGATTTCCAAACGTCAGCTCTCGATCAAGCGCGCCTTTCCCGATGCGCTCGACCTGCTCCTGATCTGCATCGAATCCGGCATGTCGGTGGAGATGGCGTTCCGGAAAGTCGCCACCGAGATCGTGGGGCAGTCGATCGCGCTGTCCGAAGAGTTCACGCTGACCACGGCCGAATTGTCCTACCTGCAGGATCGCAAGGTTGCCTATGAGAATCTGGCGCGACGCACCGGGCTCGAGGGCGTCAAGTCGGTGTGTCTCGCACTCATGCAGGCAGAGCGTTACGGCACCCCGCTCGGGCATTCCTTGCGGGTCATGGCGCAGGAAAACCGCGACATGCGCATGAACGAAGCCGAGAAGAAGGCGGCCGCCCTGCCGCCGAAGCTGACGGTGCCGATGATTCTGTTCTTCCTGCCGGTGCTGTTCGTCGTCATTCTCGGGCCGACCGGCATCAAGATCACCGAGCTGCATTGA
- a CDS encoding tetratricopeptide repeat protein, with amino-acid sequence MRQRFRLARLLASTSVVAALAMGLGGCTAMSKLSDVTGSVGGSRAEAPPTERTPADPVHAVEVYGERYRANPKDADAALAYGQALRSNGQRAQAAAVLEQATIANPGNKTLLALYGRALADNGKFQQAYDVLAKAHSPDNPDWRLLSVQGTALDQMGRHEEARSYYASALKIAPGDPGVLSNLGLSYMLSRDLPKAEEALRQAYASPRASTRVRQNLGLVVGLQGRFAEAETIVKADLPPDQAAANVAYLKDMLSRSEGPRGGPKRTPVASLSQPD; translated from the coding sequence ATGCGTCAACGGTTCAGGCTAGCCCGGCTTCTTGCGTCCACGTCAGTGGTCGCGGCATTGGCTATGGGCCTCGGCGGCTGCACGGCCATGTCGAAACTCTCCGACGTGACGGGCTCGGTCGGCGGATCACGGGCGGAGGCGCCTCCCACCGAACGCACACCGGCAGATCCGGTGCACGCTGTCGAAGTCTATGGCGAGCGCTACCGTGCCAATCCCAAGGATGCCGACGCCGCGCTTGCCTATGGGCAGGCCTTGCGCAGCAACGGCCAGCGCGCCCAGGCCGCGGCCGTGCTCGAGCAGGCGACCATCGCCAATCCTGGCAACAAGACACTCCTCGCCCTGTATGGTCGCGCGCTCGCCGACAACGGCAAATTCCAGCAAGCCTACGATGTCCTGGCGAAAGCGCATTCGCCTGATAATCCGGACTGGCGCCTGCTCTCGGTGCAGGGCACTGCGCTGGACCAGATGGGCCGTCACGAGGAGGCGCGTTCCTATTACGCCAGCGCGCTCAAGATCGCACCGGGCGATCCCGGCGTGCTCTCCAATCTCGGCCTGTCCTACATGTTGTCGAGAGATCTTCCCAAGGCCGAAGAGGCGCTGCGGCAGGCCTACGCTTCGCCGCGCGCGAGCACCCGCGTGCGGCAGAATCTCGGCCTCGTCGTCGGCCTTCAGGGCCGCTTCGCGGAAGCCGAGACCATCGTGAAGGCAGATCTGCCACCGGACCAGGCTGCCGCCAACGTCGCCTATCTCAAGGACATGCTCAGCCGCAGCGAGGGCCCGCGCGGCGGACCGAAGCGGACACCGGTCGCTTCGCTCAGCCAGCCCGACTGA